One Stegostoma tigrinum isolate sSteTig4 chromosome 22, sSteTig4.hap1, whole genome shotgun sequence DNA segment encodes these proteins:
- the LOC125463863 gene encoding myeloid-associated differentiation marker homolog produces the protein MPVRFSDMSNLTSPKTMIQLLEMLFTCTAFSLVSFAGFSSRSGAFTTFAMFTWCFSFVATTLVFLAEFTQFHSLLTLSWKNLPVTVAAFAALMNLAASVTYPLMVLSVIPVQEGWSELPSPYQIAATLASCLAFLAYSAELLVLLQKDEERAAYMATWPGLLKVLEVSATCVVFVILTTVSSPEFAGFRWAVGALCACALLSLAVIFMMVGDLRAHCPFPALQVLLVFSALAFLLQGSVLVVWTLELLRKTQGLDKCIQMNCRWNQMLLSAALIALNVMAYLTDLIYSIQLSCCRS, from the coding sequence ATGCCGGTCAGATTCAGTGACATGAGTAACCTGACCTCTCCGAAGACGATGATACAGCTGCTGGAGATGCTGTTCACCTGCACGGCTTTCAGCCTAGTGAGTTTTGCCGGGTTCAGCAGCCGGAGCGGAGCCTTCACCACTTTCGCCATGTTCACCTGGTGCTTCTCCTTCGTCGCCACCACGCTCGTCTTCCTGGCCGAGTTCACACAATTCCACAGCCTCCTCACCCTCTCCTGGAAGAACCTGCCCGTCACGGTGGCCGCCTTCGCCGCCCTCATGAACCTGGCCGCCTCCGTCACCTACCCGCTGATGGTGCTGAGCGTTATCCCGGTCCAGGAGGGCTGGAGCGAACTCCCTTCTCCTTACCAGATCGCGGCCACCCTCGCCTCCTGTCTAGCTTTTTTGGCCTATTCGGCCGAGCTCCTCGTCCTTCTTCAGAAGGACGAGGAAAGAGCTGCTTATATGGCGACCTGGCCCGGACTGCTCAAGGTTCTGGAGGTTTCTGCGACCTGCGTCGTCTTCGTTATCCTGACGACTGTGAGTAGTCCGGAGTTCGCGGGCTTTCGCTGGGCCGTTGGTGCGCTCTGCGCCTGCGCCCTGCTTTCGCTAGCGGTCATCTTCATGATGGTGGGCGACCTCCGAGCGCATTGCCCGTTCCCCGCCCTCCAGGTCCTGCTGGTCTTCAGTGCCCTGGCATTCCTCCTGCAGGGGTCCGTGTTGGTTGTCTGGACCCTGGAGCTCCTCCGCAAAACTCAAGGCCTGGACAAATGCATACAGATGAACTGCCGCTGGAACCAGATGCTTCTGTCTGCTGCTCTCATCGCCCTGAATGTCATGGCCTACCTGACTGATCTGATTTACTCCATCCAGCTGAGCTGCTGCAGGAGCTGA